The Desmospora profundinema sequence TTGATCCCCGTTTTTTTTCATTCCATCATCCACTCCCGCAAAAAAGCGGAGGCTGTTCACAGCCCCCGCTCAGTGGTTGTATCCCTGTCCATCCAAAGTTGACGCATTTGAACTACATAGTGGGGATAACGCATATCTTCCACTTCCGTTTTCACAATATCCCGTTCACAGT is a genomic window containing:
- a CDS encoding sigma factor G inhibitor Gin, with translation MAESIDRISCVVCQEEQTEGITILEAFICKDCERDIVKTEVEDMRYPHYVVQMRQLWMDRDTTTERGL